Proteins encoded in a region of the Melioribacteraceae bacterium genome:
- a CDS encoding DUF5668 domain-containing protein, whose protein sequence is MKSGQLFWGLFLLTIGALFLLIKYDVICSDFGFVWDLWPLIFVLWGAIVIFKNSLVRPVISALFGIFLAVMLFGLFANIFSGFGFSYNFSDKDNFSESFSEEYNDSIAYADFHLNSGAGTFELGRTTTTKLLEGEAYGTLAEYDFISDVVDSSAYIEFSLHKKHFNFFDGKLRNHLDIALNENPVWDFNLDFGAAKGRFDLSPFKVKNVDLNTGASNVRLKLGDRLDSTNVDIEMGAAALRIEIPENSGCQIKGEMVLMSRSLPGFDKIGKGYYETTDFENAAKKIFIRIEGGVASLKVSRY, encoded by the coding sequence ATGAAAAGCGGACAATTGTTTTGGGGTTTATTTCTATTAACGATCGGTGCATTATTCTTATTGATCAAATATGATGTTATTTGCAGTGATTTCGGATTTGTATGGGATCTGTGGCCATTGATCTTTGTTCTCTGGGGTGCAATAGTGATCTTTAAGAATTCACTGGTCAGACCGGTTATTAGTGCTTTGTTCGGAATCTTTCTTGCTGTAATGCTGTTCGGATTATTTGCAAACATTTTTTCCGGATTCGGTTTCAGCTACAATTTTTCCGACAAAGATAATTTCTCGGAAAGTTTTTCAGAAGAGTATAATGATTCAATCGCATACGCCGATTTCCATCTTAATTCAGGAGCCGGTACATTTGAACTAGGAAGGACTACAACAACAAAACTGCTCGAAGGAGAAGCCTACGGTACTTTAGCAGAATATGATTTTATAAGTGACGTCGTTGATAGTTCGGCATATATCGAATTCAGTCTTCATAAAAAACATTTTAATTTCTTCGACGGCAAATTAAGAAACCATCTCGATATTGCTCTCAATGAAAATCCGGTCTGGGATTTTAATCTTGATTTCGGAGCAGCTAAAGGGAGATTCGATCTGTCTCCTTTCAAAGTTAAAAACGTGGACCTCAACACAGGTGCATCGAATGTTCGGTTGAAATTAGGCGACAGGCTGGATTCGACCAATGTTGATATTGAAATGGGCGCCGCAGCTTTAAGAATTGAAATTCCGGAGAATTCCGGATGCCAGATCAAAGGCGAGATGGTCTTGATGTCGAGATCTTTACCGGGATTTGATAAAATAGGTAAAGGGTATTATGAAACGACTGATTTTGAAAACGCCGCGAAGAAAATATTCATCAGGATTGAAGGGGGCGTTGCATCTTTGAAAGTTTCAAGATACTAA
- a CDS encoding bifunctional oligoribonuclease/PAP phosphatase NrnA, with amino-acid sequence MNQFQELKRIIESNNSFLITSHVNPDADAVCSELAIYLVLKKLGKKARIVNHSYTPYNLEFLDKNKVIERYDESAHAAIFNDADVLLIMDLNQANRVVRMEKGLRDFNKIKVCIDHHQDPEQFADLFIGGPDYSATGEIIHDFITSTGIIEMDFEIAEQIYTAIMTDTGSFRFERTSPKIHRIIAGLLEYGVDPTEIYNQVYDQFHFSRIKLLGEALNSIDLDSSGKIAVMTLTNEVQKKHGAVEADVDGFVNYCLSILGVQIGILLYELNDGVKVSFRSKGTIPVNMLAKEFGGGGHSNASGARFYNIRITDIVDEITKAAQKYITI; translated from the coding sequence ATGAATCAATTTCAGGAACTGAAAAGAATTATCGAATCGAATAATTCTTTTCTTATTACTTCTCATGTCAATCCGGATGCGGATGCTGTCTGTTCCGAACTGGCTATTTACCTGGTACTGAAAAAGCTCGGTAAGAAAGCCAGAATAGTAAATCACAGTTACACTCCCTACAATCTTGAATTTCTTGATAAGAATAAAGTAATTGAAAGGTATGATGAATCCGCGCATGCAGCAATTTTTAATGATGCCGATGTGCTTCTTATTATGGATCTGAATCAGGCAAACCGAGTTGTAAGAATGGAGAAAGGCCTCAGAGATTTCAATAAAATTAAAGTGTGTATTGATCATCATCAGGATCCGGAACAGTTTGCTGATCTTTTTATCGGGGGCCCTGATTATTCTGCTACCGGAGAGATCATACATGACTTCATTACATCGACCGGAATAATTGAAATGGATTTTGAAATTGCCGAACAGATCTATACTGCGATTATGACTGATACCGGTTCATTCCGGTTTGAAAGGACTTCTCCCAAAATTCACCGGATAATTGCCGGACTCCTTGAATATGGTGTTGACCCTACAGAGATTTACAATCAGGTTTACGATCAATTCCATTTCAGCCGGATTAAACTGCTGGGTGAAGCGCTTAACTCAATTGACCTGGATTCAAGCGGGAAAATTGCCGTAATGACACTCACAAACGAAGTTCAGAAGAAACATGGTGCAGTTGAAGCCGATGTTGACGGATTTGTAAATTACTGCCTCTCGATCCTGGGTGTTCAGATCGGTATTCTCCTTTATGAACTTAACGACGGTGTAAAAGTAAGTTTCCGGTCGAAGGGTACAATTCCGGTCAATATGCTAGCCAAGGAATTTGGCGGGGGAGGCCACTCGAATGCTTCAGGGGCAAGATTCTATAATATCAGGATTACGGATATTGTTGATGAAATTACAAAAGCAGCTCAAAAATATATCACCATTTAG
- a CDS encoding NAD+ synthase: MLIAVCQANPVIGDLKGNSLKIIEWYKKAASEGANLVVFPELFLCGYPPLDLVEKKEFREAVSNASREIAIQTNSTGLIFGSITEDYEDRIGTNVYNSALLCYDGKIQFVQSKSLIPNYDVFDEVRYFEPARDVSLHEFRGEKLGISICEDIWNDADYWKHRRYPTDPIQKQVNDGASVLINISASPYAFGKRSERFGMLSTLCRNDSIPLVYVCTVGAQTELIFDGGSMCFNNKGELAILGRSFEEDFFIYDTKKNYDPVKNIVSDFAEEVLNALILGLKDYGRKTGFKKALVGLSGGIDSALVVYIAVRAFGKENVHVVMMPSRFSSDGSITDSEKLIEILGITSNKIPIQPVFESALNSLKESFSGLPEDITEENLQSRIRGLFLMAISNKHNYLLCTTGNKSEIATGYATLYGDMCGAVAVIGDLYKTQIYQVAEYINRNGVIIPKEIIDKAPSAELKPDQTDQDSLPPYDLLDRILKMYLEEQKEFNEIAASTGEPEIVKKVLTMVDKNEFKRKQAAPVLRVSTKAFGYGRRYPIVQGWRKKG; the protein is encoded by the coding sequence ATGTTAATAGCGGTTTGTCAGGCCAATCCGGTAATCGGTGATCTAAAAGGGAACTCCCTGAAAATAATTGAGTGGTATAAAAAAGCCGCATCTGAAGGAGCGAATCTGGTTGTATTTCCGGAACTCTTTTTATGCGGGTATCCTCCTCTCGACCTTGTAGAGAAAAAAGAATTTAGAGAGGCAGTATCAAATGCGTCCCGCGAAATTGCTATTCAAACAAATTCAACCGGGCTGATATTCGGATCAATAACCGAAGATTACGAAGACCGAATAGGCACAAATGTTTATAATTCGGCTCTCCTTTGCTATGATGGTAAGATTCAATTCGTTCAAAGTAAATCGCTTATCCCGAATTACGATGTTTTTGATGAGGTAAGATATTTTGAGCCGGCAAGAGATGTATCCCTCCATGAGTTTAGAGGTGAGAAACTTGGAATTTCAATTTGCGAGGATATCTGGAATGATGCCGATTACTGGAAACACAGGCGGTATCCGACAGATCCGATTCAGAAACAGGTTAACGATGGTGCCTCCGTACTTATCAATATCTCCGCAAGCCCATATGCATTCGGAAAGAGGAGTGAAAGGTTCGGAATGCTTTCAACATTATGCAGAAATGACTCAATACCTCTTGTATATGTTTGTACCGTCGGTGCACAGACGGAATTGATTTTCGACGGCGGAAGCATGTGTTTTAATAATAAGGGTGAACTTGCAATTCTCGGCAGGTCTTTCGAAGAGGATTTTTTCATTTACGATACAAAAAAGAATTATGATCCCGTAAAAAATATTGTATCAGATTTTGCCGAAGAAGTTCTGAACGCGCTTATACTCGGATTGAAAGACTACGGCAGAAAGACCGGATTTAAAAAAGCATTGGTCGGATTAAGCGGAGGAATTGATTCTGCACTTGTAGTTTATATTGCCGTCAGAGCATTCGGCAAAGAGAATGTTCATGTTGTAATGATGCCTTCCAGGTTTTCAAGCGACGGCAGCATTACCGATTCTGAAAAGTTAATAGAGATCCTGGGAATTACTTCGAACAAGATACCGATCCAGCCGGTATTTGAATCGGCGTTAAATTCTCTGAAGGAATCCTTCTCCGGTCTACCTGAGGATATTACGGAAGAGAATCTTCAGTCGAGAATCCGCGGATTATTCCTGATGGCAATTTCCAATAAACATAACTATCTTCTCTGCACAACCGGCAATAAATCCGAAATAGCAACCGGATATGCAACTCTGTACGGGGATATGTGCGGTGCGGTTGCTGTAATTGGCGACCTTTATAAAACTCAGATTTATCAGGTTGCGGAATACATTAATCGAAACGGCGTTATCATACCGAAAGAAATAATTGATAAAGCCCCTTCAGCCGAATTAAAACCTGACCAGACTGACCAGGACTCTCTTCCGCCTTACGATCTTCTCGACCGTATACTTAAAATGTATCTTGAAGAGCAAAAAGAATTTAATGAGATTGCGGCGAGTACAGGAGAACCAGAGATTGTTAAAAAAGTATTGACTATGGTAGATAAGAATGAATTTAAAAGAAAGCAGGCAGCTCCGGTTTTAAGAGTCTCCACAAAGGCGTTCGGTTACGGAAGGAGATACCCGATTGTTCAGGGTTGGCGTAAAAAAGGGTAA
- a CDS encoding glycosyltransferase family 2 protein: MVKLSVVIIAGNEEKNIKDCLESVKWADEIIVVDSGSSDRTRDIASGYTQKVFVKKWEGFVPAREYSVVMASNDWILSIDADERISDELKIEIKDYLQKGFDKPGYRIPRRNYFLDKVIKSCSWYPDYQLRLFNKNYARLTERKVHEGFEVNGEVGYLKNDIIHFTHQNITDTIKKINDYSYLQALEKADGKRVSAKNLILNPVAAFLNHFIGRRGFKDGIYGMMVSLIHMMTNLLTYMKTWELQNINSAKEDLNEKEK, from the coding sequence ATGGTAAAACTCTCAGTAGTTATTATTGCCGGCAATGAAGAAAAAAATATAAAAGATTGCCTGGAGTCAGTTAAATGGGCTGATGAGATTATTGTTGTGGATTCCGGAAGCAGCGACCGTACGAGGGATATTGCTTCCGGATATACTCAGAAAGTCTTTGTTAAAAAATGGGAGGGATTTGTACCTGCAAGAGAGTATTCTGTTGTGATGGCTTCCAACGACTGGATTCTGAGTATCGACGCCGACGAAAGAATTAGCGATGAACTGAAAATTGAGATTAAAGATTATCTGCAGAAAGGATTCGATAAACCGGGTTACCGCATTCCGCGAAGAAATTATTTCCTCGATAAGGTTATAAAATCATGTTCATGGTATCCAGATTACCAGCTTCGACTCTTCAATAAAAATTATGCTAGACTGACCGAAAGGAAAGTACATGAAGGATTTGAGGTGAACGGTGAGGTCGGTTACCTTAAGAATGATATCATCCACTTTACTCATCAAAATATTACCGATACGATTAAAAAGATAAATGATTATTCCTACCTGCAGGCTCTTGAAAAAGCTGATGGAAAGAGAGTATCTGCTAAGAATTTAATTCTCAATCCTGTTGCAGCCTTTCTTAATCATTTCATCGGCCGGAGAGGTTTTAAAGATGGTATTTACGGCATGATGGTTTCCCTGATTCATATGATGACAAATCTTTTAACCTACATGAAAACCTGGGAACTTCAGAATATCAATTCTGCGAAAGAAGATCTTAATGAAAAAGAAAAATAG
- a CDS encoding MGMT family protein, with protein sequence MKKKNRSADKKKQDFFDRVYAITAMIPKGKVTTYGEIADACGIRSAARTVGWAMNGAKESGLPCHRVVNRNGTLTGRVHFGDPYLMEELLKSEGIEFDKDGNVNMKKHLWIPPKQKLKSKSGWGTGSK encoded by the coding sequence ATGAAAAAGAAAAATAGATCTGCCGACAAAAAGAAGCAGGATTTTTTCGACCGGGTTTATGCGATCACTGCAATGATTCCGAAAGGCAAAGTTACTACCTACGGAGAAATTGCAGATGCTTGCGGTATCCGGTCGGCTGCCAGAACTGTCGGCTGGGCTATGAATGGAGCCAAGGAGAGCGGTCTGCCGTGTCACCGCGTAGTAAACCGCAACGGGACACTTACCGGGCGTGTTCACTTCGGTGATCCGTATCTGATGGAGGAGCTGTTAAAAAGTGAAGGTATTGAATTTGATAAAGATGGGAATGTTAATATGAAAAAACATCTGTGGATACCGCCGAAGCAAAAGTTAAAAAGTAAATCAGGTTGGGGAACAGGATCGAAGTAA
- a CDS encoding leucyl aminopeptidase: MHFRINLKAGSDQIGFEENAGLVKFFHDKKSLEKVFKNFLASLDKSVNRLQVQKFLNEKNDELTVFPADENPSALFLKKIKSGDDFNQDFFRNYFAGFVPSLKKSGLKSVHVVIPVYSDFKKFFDSESYFLQTLIEGVLLGNYKYEIKTDNEKVGEIDFIFHYSNTNLLKTVIERSKRIIESVYFTRDLVNEPAITLTPMELAARAKKELSRQGVKVQILDKKSLERNKMNAILAVGGASDKPPCMIVAHYKPTGKPKKKVALVGKGVTYDSGGLSIKPTAGMLEMKADMAGGAVVLGIIRSASLLKIPVEIIGVVPAVENMLGGNSFKPGDVIKAYSGKTIEVKDTDAEGRLILADALHYASNQKPDEIIDFATLTGACAVALGLFTAGLFTHNDRLADQLAESGYKTFERIWRLPFWKDFDQLIKSDIADVSNLGPRWGGAITAGKFLEHFVDKKIPWAHLDIAGPSIKHESANYTKNYDTGFGVRLIIDYLLKVS, from the coding sequence ATGCATTTCAGAATTAATTTAAAAGCCGGCTCTGATCAGATCGGTTTTGAAGAGAATGCCGGACTCGTGAAATTTTTTCACGATAAAAAAAGTCTTGAAAAAGTTTTTAAAAACTTTTTAGCATCACTTGATAAATCTGTTAACAGATTACAGGTGCAGAAATTCCTCAACGAAAAAAATGATGAATTAACTGTTTTCCCGGCTGATGAAAATCCGTCAGCTCTTTTTCTTAAAAAAATAAAATCGGGTGATGACTTTAACCAGGATTTTTTCAGGAATTATTTCGCCGGATTCGTCCCGTCTTTAAAGAAAAGCGGATTGAAATCAGTTCATGTTGTAATCCCTGTTTATTCGGATTTCAAAAAGTTTTTTGATTCGGAAAGTTATTTTCTCCAAACATTAATTGAAGGAGTACTTCTCGGTAATTATAAATATGAAATAAAAACTGACAATGAGAAGGTCGGGGAGATCGATTTTATTTTTCATTACAGTAACACAAATCTGTTGAAAACTGTGATTGAAAGATCGAAAAGAATTATTGAATCTGTTTATTTTACAAGAGACCTTGTAAATGAGCCTGCTATTACATTAACACCTATGGAACTGGCTGCCCGTGCAAAGAAAGAACTTTCCAGGCAGGGTGTAAAGGTTCAGATCCTCGATAAAAAATCTCTCGAACGGAATAAGATGAACGCAATACTTGCAGTCGGCGGTGCAAGTGATAAACCTCCGTGTATGATTGTTGCTCATTATAAACCGACTGGAAAGCCGAAAAAGAAAGTTGCTCTTGTAGGAAAGGGAGTTACATACGATAGCGGAGGCCTTTCTATAAAACCTACTGCAGGTATGCTCGAAATGAAAGCTGATATGGCCGGTGGCGCGGTTGTACTTGGTATTATCCGTTCAGCTTCATTGCTTAAAATTCCGGTTGAGATTATTGGTGTTGTTCCTGCTGTTGAAAATATGCTCGGCGGTAATTCATTTAAACCGGGCGATGTTATTAAAGCGTATTCAGGAAAAACTATTGAAGTGAAGGATACCGATGCAGAGGGACGATTGATACTTGCCGATGCGCTTCATTATGCATCCAATCAGAAACCGGATGAAATAATTGATTTTGCTACTTTAACCGGAGCGTGCGCTGTTGCTCTCGGACTATTTACTGCAGGACTTTTCACACACAATGACCGGTTGGCGGATCAGTTGGCCGAATCAGGATATAAAACTTTCGAACGGATCTGGCGGCTTCCGTTCTGGAAAGATTTTGATCAATTGATTAAAAGCGATATTGCTGATGTCTCTAATCTCGGTCCTCGCTGGGGCGGGGCAATAACGGCTGGCAAATTTCTTGAACATTTCGTCGATAAAAAAATTCCATGGGCCCACCTCGATATTGCAGGTCCTTCAATTAAACACGAATCGGCAAACTACACTAAAAATTACGACACTGGCTTCGGTGTCCGCTTGATTATCGATTATCTTTTAAAAGTGAGCTAA
- a CDS encoding 2-oxoacid:ferredoxin oxidoreductase subunit beta — MENKIDQVVSDIKYTAKDFASDVDVKWCPGCGDYSILAQVQRTSPDFGERKENIVWVSGIGCSSRFPYYMSTYGFHGIHGRAAAIATGVKLANRKLQVWVATGDGDMLSIGGNHFIHACRKNIDLKILLFNNRIYGLTKGQYSPTSEKGKITKSSPYGTVDFPFNAIKLADGAGATFIARTLDRDPKHMQEMITRASKHKGLAFIEVFQNCPIFNDGAYFHLTEKDTKPENVILLEHNKPLVFGANKDKGIKLDGIEPVVIDLNDGKHSINDCWVHDEFDKNPTRGFILARFSDLEGFPTPIGIFRQYEKPTYDGDYMKQIDRIVADKGAGTYKKLMFSTNTWEVS; from the coding sequence ATGGAAAATAAAATAGATCAGGTTGTATCAGATATAAAATATACTGCCAAGGATTTTGCATCGGATGTGGATGTAAAATGGTGTCCGGGCTGCGGCGATTACTCGATCCTTGCACAGGTTCAAAGAACCTCTCCCGATTTCGGCGAGAGAAAGGAAAATATTGTATGGGTGTCGGGCATTGGATGTTCCAGCCGCTTCCCATACTATATGAGCACTTACGGCTTCCATGGAATTCACGGGCGCGCCGCCGCTATTGCTACCGGCGTAAAACTGGCGAATAGAAAATTGCAGGTCTGGGTCGCTACAGGCGACGGTGATATGCTTAGTATCGGCGGTAATCACTTTATCCACGCATGCCGTAAAAACATTGATCTTAAAATCCTTCTCTTTAATAATAGAATTTACGGTTTGACTAAAGGTCAGTATTCACCTACTTCTGAAAAAGGAAAGATTACTAAATCCTCACCTTATGGAACAGTCGATTTTCCTTTTAACGCTATCAAACTGGCCGACGGTGCCGGCGCAACTTTTATTGCGCGCACACTCGACAGAGATCCGAAACATATGCAGGAAATGATTACGCGCGCTTCCAAACATAAAGGTCTTGCATTTATTGAAGTCTTTCAGAACTGCCCGATCTTTAATGACGGCGCGTATTTCCACCTGACTGAAAAAGATACTAAACCGGAGAATGTGATTCTGCTTGAACATAACAAGCCTCTCGTCTTCGGTGCGAACAAAGATAAAGGTATTAAACTCGACGGTATCGAACCGGTTGTAATCGACTTGAATGACGGCAAGCACTCCATTAACGATTGCTGGGTTCACGACGAGTTCGATAAAAATCCGACACGCGGATTTATACTTGCAAGGTTCTCGGACCTGGAAGGATTCCCAACTCCTATCGGCATTTTCCGTCAGTACGAAAAACCGACGTACGACGGCGACTATATGAAACAGATTGACCGGATAGTTGCCGATAAAGGCGCAGGTACTTATAAGAAATTAATGTTTTCAACAAATACCTGGGAAGTAAGTTAA
- a CDS encoding PspC domain-containing protein produces MEKRLYRSRKWRVFGGVAGGLAEYFGLDPILMRVIFIIITLINGLGLLLYIILWIVVPEVPFEIAYQIKPEDQPPQTGTGDNFQIPAESKSTGKGRVIIGVILIVIGVLFFIERFIPSFDFEDFFPALLIIIGLALIWNSIKK; encoded by the coding sequence ATGGAAAAAAGATTATATCGTTCTCGGAAATGGAGAGTGTTCGGAGGTGTGGCGGGGGGACTTGCCGAATACTTCGGACTTGACCCAATCCTTATGAGAGTAATATTTATAATAATTACTCTTATAAACGGTCTCGGTTTACTTCTCTATATAATATTATGGATTGTTGTTCCGGAAGTGCCTTTCGAGATCGCTTACCAGATTAAACCGGAAGATCAACCGCCGCAGACAGGGACAGGTGATAACTTTCAGATACCTGCGGAAAGTAAATCCACCGGTAAAGGGAGAGTTATAATAGGTGTAATACTGATTGTAATAGGTGTTCTTTTCTTTATCGAAAGATTTATTCCTAGTTTTGATTTTGAGGATTTTTTCCCGGCATTGCTGATCATAATCGGATTAGCATTAATCTGGAATTCGATTAAAAAATAA
- a CDS encoding 2-oxoacid:acceptor oxidoreductase subunit alpha yields the protein MAKQVQIVEDVTVRFAGDSGDGMQLTGSQFTDTTASLGTDVGTLPDFPAEIRAPAGSLAGVSGFQIHFSSNDIQTPGDSPDVLVAMNPAALKVNLKDLKPNATIIVNTNAFDVKNLKLANYDVNPLDDGSLSGYNVIPVELSKMTVTALEGLSLSPKEKDKCKNFFALGLMYWMYNRPIEMTLKWLETKFKKKPEILEANQRALKSGYYFGETTEIFTTRYDVKPAKLPKGIYRNVSGNEAVALGFVAASLRAGIPLFLGSYPITPASEILQELSKYKDFGVVTFQAEDEIAGIASAIGAAFTGSLALTTTSGPGLSLKTEAIGLAVITELPIVIVDVQRGGPSTGLPTKTEQADLFQAMYGRHGEAPVVVMAAKSPVDCFFASIEAAKIAIEFMTPVILLTDGYLAFGSEPMNIPDFENLPEIKVEYRKDPEGFYPYLRNENLVRPWAIPGTPGLEHRIGGLEKKDVYGNISYEPANHEIMINKRKEKIEKVVNVIPDIEVEGDQSGELLILSWGSTYGAIKEGIRKAAAKGYKASHIHIRNIHPFPKNLGSVLSNFKKVLIPELNKGQMATLIKSTFLIDVLEYHKVMGQPFKVVEIENKIIEVLGGDNGK from the coding sequence ATGGCAAAACAAGTTCAAATAGTTGAGGATGTTACAGTTCGATTTGCCGGTGATTCCGGCGATGGCATGCAATTAACTGGTTCACAATTCACCGATACTACTGCAAGTCTTGGTACCGATGTTGGTACATTACCCGATTTTCCTGCAGAGATCCGCGCCCCCGCCGGTTCTTTAGCAGGTGTGAGCGGATTTCAGATTCATTTCAGCAGCAATGATATTCAGACTCCGGGTGATTCTCCCGATGTTCTGGTAGCTATGAATCCTGCCGCTTTAAAAGTCAATTTAAAAGATCTTAAACCGAATGCTACTATAATTGTAAATACAAATGCATTTGATGTAAAAAACTTAAAACTCGCAAATTACGATGTCAATCCTCTGGATGATGGTTCGCTTTCAGGTTATAATGTCATTCCTGTTGAACTATCAAAAATGACTGTTACTGCTCTGGAAGGACTTTCTCTTTCGCCTAAAGAAAAAGATAAATGTAAAAACTTTTTTGCTCTCGGGCTGATGTACTGGATGTATAACCGTCCGATTGAAATGACCTTAAAATGGCTCGAGACAAAATTCAAGAAAAAACCTGAAATCCTCGAAGCAAATCAGAGAGCATTGAAATCAGGTTACTATTTCGGAGAGACTACAGAAATTTTTACTACAAGATACGATGTTAAACCTGCGAAACTTCCAAAAGGAATTTACAGGAATGTATCGGGTAATGAAGCAGTTGCACTCGGCTTTGTAGCCGCTTCGCTTCGTGCCGGTATTCCTTTGTTCCTCGGATCTTATCCCATTACTCCGGCTTCTGAAATATTACAGGAATTGAGCAAGTATAAGGATTTCGGCGTAGTTACATTTCAGGCTGAAGACGAAATAGCCGGTATTGCTTCTGCAATCGGTGCTGCCTTTACCGGATCTTTAGCATTAACAACTACTTCAGGCCCCGGTCTATCGTTAAAGACCGAAGCTATAGGACTTGCTGTAATTACCGAACTTCCTATTGTAATTGTCGACGTTCAAAGAGGCGGTCCGAGTACCGGCCTGCCAACTAAGACCGAACAGGCCGACCTTTTCCAGGCGATGTACGGCCGCCACGGCGAAGCTCCGGTTGTAGTTATGGCTGCTAAAAGCCCGGTCGACTGTTTCTTTGCATCAATTGAAGCGGCAAAGATCGCAATTGAATTTATGACTCCGGTTATTCTTCTTACCGATGGTTACCTCGCATTCGGTTCAGAACCGATGAATATCCCTGATTTCGAAAACCTTCCTGAAATTAAAGTTGAATACAGAAAAGATCCGGAAGGATTCTATCCATATTTACGCAATGAAAACCTCGTCCGTCCCTGGGCTATTCCCGGTACTCCTGGTCTTGAACACAGGATCGGCGGACTCGAGAAAAAAGACGTCTACGGAAACATAAGCTACGAACCGGCAAATCATGAAATTATGATCAACAAGAGAAAAGAAAAGATTGAAAAGGTTGTGAATGTAATTCCGGATATTGAAGTTGAAGGCGATCAGAGCGGAGAGTTATTGATACTAAGCTGGGGAAGTACATACGGCGCTATTAAAGAAGGTATTAGGAAAGCTGCTGCCAAAGGCTACAAAGCTTCTCATATTCATATCAGAAATATCCATCCGTTCCCCAAAAATCTCGGTTCGGTTCTTAGTAATTTCAAAAAGGTGTTGATTCCTGAGTTAAACAAAGGTCAAATGGCTACATTGATTAAAAGTACCTTCCTGATTGATGTATTAGAGTATCATAAAGTTATGGGACAGCCATTTAAAGTAGTAGAAATAGAAAATAAAATCATTGAAGTTCTCGGAGGCGATAATGGAAAATAA